The Thiogranum longum genome includes a region encoding these proteins:
- a CDS encoding HDOD domain-containing protein, with protein sequence MGIPVNIRELLDRDQNNYEVLLHRKTTTLAQAAEACEIPLEQLVRAVVLVDGQGLLMAVLPADHVLDFEALCNLLHRELELVPGHQLTNIFDDCEPGSYPPLASAYDLDVILDQTVDAMPTVTFEPGTHTSLVQMPHEHYRDMLGDAVRIGQFARPASTLCANEKALAHAVEQFTPARVKRDIEEFHELPALPTTAAQILRLAADPRANARQLAEIIEQDPGLSAQVLRYANSSMYGYAGSIKNLQTAIARVLGFEYVLNLALGFSIGKSLKVPQDGPFGMDAFWRHSVFAARLVETLGQKLPGKMRPPRGTAYLAGLLQNLGRLVLGHTFQPEFFILNRFSQANPDMPTCDLERQVLGVTHDQIGAWLMQAWGLPAELTAAVRHHHNPDYWDTHAVYPQLVLIANRALALHGLGESDTEGLPAFSLQMLELDEQAVLDETAKLFDNKEELDDLAQRLAA encoded by the coding sequence ATGGGTATACCAGTCAACATACGCGAACTGCTCGACCGCGATCAGAACAACTATGAAGTACTTCTGCACCGGAAAACCACTACCCTGGCCCAGGCCGCCGAAGCCTGCGAAATCCCGCTGGAGCAACTGGTTCGCGCCGTCGTACTGGTAGACGGACAAGGCCTGCTAATGGCCGTTCTGCCCGCCGATCATGTGCTGGATTTCGAGGCCCTGTGTAATCTCCTGCACCGTGAACTGGAACTGGTTCCCGGTCACCAGCTCACTAATATATTCGATGATTGCGAACCGGGATCCTACCCGCCACTGGCGTCCGCATACGACCTTGATGTCATTCTCGACCAGACCGTTGACGCCATGCCGACGGTTACTTTTGAACCTGGTACACACACATCCCTTGTACAAATGCCACATGAACACTACCGTGACATGCTCGGCGATGCTGTACGCATTGGCCAGTTTGCACGCCCCGCTTCAACACTATGCGCAAACGAAAAAGCACTGGCGCACGCTGTAGAGCAGTTCACACCGGCACGTGTAAAACGCGATATCGAGGAATTTCACGAGCTACCCGCACTGCCAACAACAGCGGCGCAGATCCTTCGACTTGCCGCCGACCCACGCGCCAATGCCAGGCAACTGGCAGAAATCATTGAGCAGGACCCGGGGCTCTCTGCACAGGTGTTGCGCTATGCCAACTCATCAATGTATGGCTATGCAGGCAGCATTAAAAACTTACAGACCGCTATCGCCCGCGTGCTGGGATTTGAATATGTACTCAACCTGGCGCTCGGCTTCTCGATTGGTAAATCCCTGAAAGTGCCACAGGACGGCCCATTTGGCATGGATGCCTTCTGGCGCCACTCGGTATTTGCTGCACGCCTGGTGGAAACCCTGGGCCAGAAGTTACCTGGCAAGATGCGTCCACCACGCGGCACTGCCTACCTTGCCGGCCTCTTGCAAAACCTCGGTCGCCTGGTGCTGGGGCATACTTTCCAGCCCGAATTTTTTATTCTCAACCGTTTTTCCCAGGCCAATCCGGACATGCCGACCTGTGATCTCGAGCGCCAGGTACTGGGTGTCACACACGATCAGATCGGCGCCTGGCTGATGCAGGCCTGGGGACTGCCTGCTGAACTGACTGCAGCCGTTCGCCACCACCATAACCCGGATTACTGGGATACCCATGCGGTATACCCTCAGCTGGTCCTGATTGCGAATCGCGCCCTCGCCCTGCATGGACTCGGCGAAAGCGATACCGAGGGCCTGCCGGCCTTTTCCCTTCAAATGCTCGAGCTTGACGAACAAGCTGTACTCGATGAAACAGCGAAACTATTTGATAACAAAGAAGAACTTGATGATCTGGCACAGCGCCTGGCAGCTTGA
- a CDS encoding Rrf2 family transcriptional regulator — protein sequence MKLSTKGRHAITAMMELALRDSQGPVTLADISVEQSISVSYLEQLFARLRNHGLVTGMRGPGGGYCLRRPASEITIAEILSAVDDAMPARRERIPGEEWPQSVIMWNQLSARIYDYLNGLTLAEAVNQKEDSKDDEQGNVGFGSGFQQTAA from the coding sequence ATGAAATTATCTACAAAAGGTCGTCACGCCATTACGGCAATGATGGAACTGGCATTACGCGACAGCCAGGGCCCGGTTACGCTGGCTGATATTTCAGTCGAACAGTCAATTTCGGTTTCCTACCTGGAGCAACTGTTTGCCCGGCTGCGAAATCATGGTCTGGTAACCGGCATGCGTGGCCCCGGTGGCGGTTATTGCCTGCGCCGTCCGGCCAGCGAAATTACTATCGCTGAAATTCTCAGTGCAGTCGATGATGCCATGCCGGCACGTCGCGAGCGTATCCCGGGTGAGGAATGGCCACAGAGCGTTATCATGTGGAACCAGCTCAGCGCACGCATCTATGACTATCTCAATGGTCTGACACTGGCAGAAGCCGTCAACCAGAAAGAAGATTCGAAGGATGACGAACAGGGCAATGTTGGTTTCGGATCAGGGTTCCAGCAGACAGCTGCATAA
- the iscU gene encoding Fe-S cluster assembly scaffold IscU, whose protein sequence is MAYSDKVLDHYENPRNVGTFEKGDTSVGTGMVGAPACGDVMKLQIKVGENGVIEDARFKTYGCGSAIASSSLLTEWVKGKTLEEASQIKNTEIAEELALPPVKVHCSVLAEDAIKAAISDFQQKNGEEKVA, encoded by the coding sequence ATGGCATATAGTGACAAGGTTCTGGATCACTACGAAAACCCGCGCAACGTAGGTACATTCGAAAAGGGTGACACCAGCGTTGGAACCGGGATGGTAGGCGCACCAGCCTGTGGCGATGTTATGAAACTGCAGATCAAGGTCGGTGAAAACGGCGTTATCGAAGACGCCAGATTCAAGACTTATGGCTGTGGTTCTGCCATCGCCTCAAGTTCTCTGCTGACCGAATGGGTGAAAGGAAAGACACTGGAAGAAGCCAGCCAGATCAAAAACACCGAAATCGCCGAGGAACTGGCCCTGCCGCCAGTCAAGGTACATTGCTCCGTGCTGGCCGAGGATGCTATCAAGGCTGCCATTTCTGATTTCCAGCAGAAAAACGGCG